In Cololabis saira isolate AMF1-May2022 chromosome 1, fColSai1.1, whole genome shotgun sequence, the following proteins share a genomic window:
- the mogs gene encoding mannosyl-oligosaccharide glucosidase yields MGRQRKRVVTGEAGPVPRKDDKPSAFHRKEKKKKADIGKMFINISIGLCIFSLIWFFYAIYMRSSLAKQVVTLHPSPRVLDANSSSTEVSPERFWGSYRPQVYFGMKTRSPRSLVTGMMWMRQFSEVDMNLRHTCEQGDHLQGYGWLMHDGLTFGVQEIQDNDVTLTTEFVKRRGGDHGGDWTWRITAKQHSFAPQAPVISLMFYAAADTQGSLQAHVEERNRLASITGSSEELGNFKITFGKPVTGELSSAKYASFNFLQTVSPGLEKLTDIVKLSLNRRFVYTSPSGEKRHYIAVDTYKPPHHQNQQKPADARKEGDFVVHQVTVQTPFQIEVLFESGSFYDRHNQLVGSTMTQELEKRKAEFNAKFDKIFGLESKGYNQPQIKFAKAALSNMLGGMGYFHGQSVVQSVYNEYPLLYPEGALFTAVPSRSFFPRGFLWDEGFHQLLLSKWDPQVTREAIAHWIDLMNMEGWIPREQILGDEARSKVPAEFVVQRNENANPPTLFLALQELIEQLSTHPDEAASQPTLPFLRRLFPRLKTWFEWYNTTQTGPQPNSYRWRGRDKDTNLFLNPKTLTSGLDDYPRASHPSGDERHVDLHCWMALSSGIMSSIAQLLDEPHREYERTHDLLSDNDLLGELHWSEQLRAFSDYGNHTEVVSLQREKVYVPPGQPRHQFPVARLVRSVRKAPKLQYVNALGYVSLFPFLLQILKPDSAKLEHILRDMRDSNKLWTPYGLRSLSKDDPMYMKRNTEHDAPYWRGPVWINVNYLAVRALHHYSNTEGPYREKAAALYEELRTNIINNVYKQYVETGYIWEQYNDSSGRGQGSHPFTGWSALTVLMMAEQY; encoded by the exons ATGGGAAGGCAGAGGAAGAGGGTGGTGACAGGGGAGGCGGGTCCCGTCCCAAGGAAAGATGACAAGCCCTCTGCGTTTCATcggaaggagaagaaaaagaaagctgaCATTGGGAAAATGTTCATCAACATCTCTATTGGTCTCTGCATATTCAGCCTCATCTGGTTCTTCTATGCCATCTACATGAGATCGAGTCTCGCTAAGCAGGTGGTAACCCTGCACCCGTCACCTCGTGTCCTGGATGCCAATAGCAGCAGCACGGAGGTTTCTCCGGAAAGGTTTTGGGGTTCATACAGGCCTCAGGTCTACTTCGGGATGAAAACGAGGAGTCCAAGGTCATTAGTGACGG GGATGATGTGGATGCGTCAGTTTTCCGAAGTGGACATGAACCTTAGGCACACTTGTGAGCAGGGGGACCACTTACAAGGCTACGGCTGGCTGATGCACGATGGACTCACCTTTGGCGTCCAAGAAATCCAAGATAATGATGTCACACTTACCACAGAGTTTGTGAAAAGGAGGGGAGGGGATCACGGAGGAGACTGGACCTGGAGGATCACAGCCAAACAGCAT AGTTTTGCCCCCCAGGCACCTGTTATATCCCTGATGTTTTACGCCGCAGCGGACACCCAAGGCTCACTGCAAGCTCATGTGGAGGAGAGAAATCGTCTCGCTTCCATCACCGGCTCCTCAGAGGAGCTTGGGAACTTTAAAATCACTTTTGGAAAGCCTGTTACAGGGGAATTGTCCAGCGCTAAATATGCCAG CTTCAACTTCCTTCAGACCGTCTCTCCCGGCTTGGAGAAGCTGACCGACATCGTGAAGCTGAGCCTGAACCGCAGGTTCGTCTACACCTCCCCCTCTGGGGAGAAAAGGCATTATATAGCCGTCGATACCTAcaagcccccccaccaccaaAACCAACAGAAACCTGCAGACGCGAGGAAAGAGGGTGACTTTGTTGTTCATCAGGTGACGGTGCAAACACCGTTCCAGATTGAGGTTCTGTTTGAGTCTGGGAGCTTCTACGATCGCCACAACCAGCTGGTGGGCTCCACCATGACTCAGGAGCTGGAGAAGAGGAAAGCTGAGTTTAACGCAAAGTTCGACAAGATTTTTGGGCTCGAGAGCAAAGGTTATAACCAGCCACAGATTAAATTTGCCAAAGCAGCCCTAAGTAACATGTTGGGAGGAATGGGTTACTTCCACGGCCAGTCGGTGGTACAGTCGGTCTATAATGAATACCCGCTGCTGTATCCCGAAGGGGCTTTGTTCACGGCTGTCCCATCACGCTCTTTCTTTCCCAGAGGCTTCCTCTGGGACGAGGGCTTTCACCAGTTACTGCTGAGTAAGTGGGATCCCCAGGTAACAAGAGAGGCGATTGCTCACTGGATCGACCTCATGAATATGGAGGGCTGGATTCCCCGGGAGCAAATTCTTGGAGATGAGGCTCGCAGTAAAGTCCCAGCTGAATTTGTTGTTCAGCGGAACGAGAATGCAAATCCACCCACTCTCTTCCTGGCTCTTCAGGAACTCATTGAACAGCTCTCCACACATCCAGATGAGGCAGCATCGCAGCCGACCCTGCCTTTCCTCAGACGGCTCTTCCCGAGACTGAAAACCTGGTTTGAATGGTACAACACCACGCAGACGGGGCCCCAACCCAATTCCTACCGTTGGCGGGGCCGCGACAAGGACACCAATCTCTTCCTCAATCCTAAAACCTTAACGTCCGGTCTAGACGACTACCCACGGGCCTCGCACCCCTCGGGAGACGAGCGACACGTGGATTTACACTGCTGGATGGCTTTGTCTTCAGGCATCATGTCCAGCATCGCTCAGCTGCTCGACGAGCCCCATCGGGAGTACGAACGCACACACGACCTCCTCAGCGACAACGACCTGCTGGGCGAGCTCCACTGGTCGGAGCAGCTCAGAGCTTTCAGCGACTACGGCAACCACACGGAGGTCGTGTCTTTGCAGCGGGAGAAGGTGTACGTGCCTCCCGGACAGCCGCGTCACCAGTTCCCCGTGGCGCGCCTCGTGCGCTCCGTCCGCAAGGCCCCTAAGCTGCAGTACGTTAACGCTCTGGGTTACGTTAGCTTGTTTCCCTTCTTGCTCCAAATCCTCAAACCGGACTCGGCCAAACTGGAACACATCCTCAGAGACATGAGAGACTCCAATAAGCTGTGGACGCCCTACGGCTTGCGTTCTCTCTCAAAGGACGACCCGATGTACATGAAGCGAAATACAGAACATGACGCCCCCTACTGGAGGGGACCAGTATGGATAAACGTCAACTACTTGGCAGTCAGGGCCCTTCATCACTATAGCAACACGGAAGGGCCATACCGAGAGAAGGCAGCTGCTCTATACGAGGAACTAAGGACTAACATCATCAATAATGTTTATAAGCAGTATGTTGAAACAGGGTATATCTGGGAACAGTACAATGACAGCAGTGGGAGGGGCCAAGGAAGCCACCCGTTCACCGGTTGGTCGGCCCTGACGGTGTTAATGATGGCTGAGCAGTACTGA